In the Hippoglossus stenolepis isolate QCI-W04-F060 chromosome 14, HSTE1.2, whole genome shotgun sequence genome, one interval contains:
- the pigx gene encoding phosphatidylinositol-glycan biosynthesis class X protein: protein MYLILLSVLTWLATCQCSIEQDTKDCDLLKLWLESTSVSVELSKRGFHREVITTVELSPALLSSVRVLLVYRWPQGVFIDPYQLASLRDQRDWQILLDSAIDLEVPAQKTSGFVSYVFPTPDDPTPRLLKLTIPIHGRYHEASSVGKTFTSVDIQPPELLLRDDKCLQLNNLEPCTVVEAPCTVDNSSTCSWVKIQQHQHGPVSLQIPVGDGSLVMPVCGGTLLVTMIGCVVLSRYMWNNQIIQ from the exons atgtatttgatATTGCTCTCTGTGTTGACCTGGTTAGCGACGTGTCAATGTTCTATCGAACAGG ACACAAAGGATTGTGATCTTCTGAAGCTGTGGCTTGAATCCACATCAGTGTCAGTGGAGCTTAGTAAACGGGGTTTCCACAG GGAGGTAATAACCACCGTTGAGCTCAGCCCTGCTCTGCTCAGTAGTGTCAGAGTTTTGCTGGTTTATCGATGGCCTCAAGGTGTCTTCATCGATCCGTACCAGCTCGCATCCCTGAGAGATCAAAGGGATTGGCAG ATATTGCTCGATTCAGCCATTGACCTTGAGGTGCCTGCTCAAAAGACTTCAGGATTTGTCAGCTATGTGTTTCCCACCCCTGATGATCCAACTCCCAGGCTGCTAAAATTAACAATTCCAATACATGGCCGCTACCACGAGGCCTCTTCTGTTGggaaaacatttacatctgtCGACATCCAACCTCCTGAGCTGCTGCTACGGGATGACAAAT GTTTGCAGCTCAACAACTTGGAGCCTTGCACTGTTGTGGAGGCCCCCTGCACTGTAGACAACTCAAGCACTTGTTCATGGGTTAAAATCCAGCAGCATCAG CATGGCCCCGTGAGTTTACAGATCCCAGTCGGTGACGGGTCTCTGGTGATGCCTGTGTGCGGTGGAACTCTTCTGGTCACAATGATCGGCTGTGTGGTTCTGTCCAGATACATGTGGAATAATCAAATTATTCAGTAA
- the cep19 gene encoding centrosomal protein of 19 kDa, producing MLYEAKQCGVKFSPASVVLIYQHTETKKIRKRIIPLRNFSQYSDCSLAAERLKNNLRHRDYLEAVSQGQLEKLHIILRDHMQGYSLEHSLASFQLDPDQDLNKLDDEELARKKGQMDELFEKNRRRKDDADFVYDVEVEFSKSTREKCSWDEESDEF from the exons ATGCTTTACGAGGCAAAGCAATGTGGAGTTAAGTTCTCTCCTGCCTCCGTAGTTTTAATTTATCAACACACGGAAACCAAAAAGATACGAAAGAGAATAATACCTTTACGGAACTTCTCACAGTATTCag ACTGCAGCCTGGCTGCTGAGAGGCTGAAGAACAACCTTCGGCACAGGGACTACCTGGAGGCTGTGTCTCAGGGCCAGCTCGAGAAGCTTCACATCATCCTGCGAGATCACATGCAGGGCTACAGCCTGGAGCACAGCCTCGCCTCGTTCCAGCTGGACCCCGACCAAGACCTGAACAAACTGGACGACGAGGAGCTGGCTCGCAAAAAGGGCCAGATGGACGAACTGTTTGAGAAGAACCGAAGGCGCAAAGATGATGCTGACTTTGTCTATGACGTGGAAGTGGAGTTCAGCAAGTCCACCCGAGAAAAGTGCAGCTGGGATGAAGAGTCTGATGAATTTTAA
- the ing5a gene encoding inhibitor of growth protein 5a: MATAIYLEHYLDSIENLPCELQRNFTLMRDLDNRTEEKKGEIDKLAQEYIVNVKNLASEQRVEHLQKIQNAYSKCKEFSDDKVQLAMQTYEMVDKHICRLDADLARFENELKEKLEVSGYESAEGRALKKGDSKGLREKRASRGRGRKTSDEDSPKKKKMKNSPDLSDALLPMQPSDVLDMPVDPNEPTYCLCHQVSYGEMIGCDNPDCPIEWFHFACVDLATKPKGKWFCPRCTQDKKKK; the protein is encoded by the exons ATGGCGACGGCGATATATCTGGAACATTATCTTGACA GTATTGAAAACTTACCATGTGAGCTACAGAGAAATTTTACTTTGATGCGGGACCTGGACAATAGGACAGAAG aaaagaaaggagagattGACAAACTGGCTCAAGAGTACATAGTGAATGTGAAGAACTTGGCATCAGAACAAAGAGTGGAACATCTGCAGAAGATCCAAAACGCCTACAGCAAGTGCAAAGAATTCAGCGATGACAAAGTCCAGCTCGCAATGCAGACATATGAAATG GTGGACAAACATATCTGCAGACTGGATGCCGATCTGGCACGGTTCGAGAACGAGCTAAAGGAGAAACTGGAAGTGAGCGGCTATGAAAGTGCAGAGGGAAGAGCACTGAAAA AAGGTGATTCCAAGGGACTAAGAGAGAAACGTGCATCCAGGGGAAGGGGAAGGAAAACTTCTGATGAAGATTCTcccaagaagaaaaagatgaaaaacag CCCAGACTTGAGCGATGCTCTCCTGCCCATGCAGCCGTCAGACGTTTTGGACATGCCAGTCGATCCCAATGAGCCGACTTACTGCCTGTGCCATCAGGTGTCGTATGGGGAGATGATTGGATGCGATAACCCAGAT tgtccaATTGAGTGGTTTCACTTCGCTTGTGTTGATCTCGCCACAAAACCCAAAGGAAAATG GTTTTGTCCAAGATGCACCcaagacaagaagaaaaaatga